The segment GAGGTCCCCGTCGCCAAGTGTGAGGAATGCCGCACATGGGTGCAAAGGTTCCCTTCGAACGGAACCCCTTTGCCCCCTGGTGAACACATGTCCCTCCCCACGGAAGAAATCCCCCTCTCCCCCGCCCGTGACGAGCGTCCGAGGGATGACGGTTTGCGGAAGGAAGCCGTGCGTGGCGCGGTGCTGGTGGTGGAGGACGACGCCGCCCACCGGGAGCTGCTGGTGGAGATGGTGAGCCAGTGGGGCTACGACGCGATGCCCGTGGGCAGCGCGGAGGAGGCGGAGTTCGCCGTGCGCAACAAGCGCATGGACGCGGCCATCGT is part of the Corallococcus soli genome and harbors:
- a CDS encoding response regulator; the encoded protein is MSLPTEEIPLSPARDERPRDDGLRKEAVRGAVLVVEDDAAHRELLVEMVSQWGYDAMPVGSAEEAEFAVRNKRMDAAIVDVFLPGRSGTTLMSKLRERFPQAVLIGVSAMSDSATARKCKSLGADLFIGKPLNPEKLATALKSKHHSWH